One genomic window of Streptomyces sp. NBC_01498 includes the following:
- a CDS encoding SsgA family sporulation/cell division regulator, producing the protein MDTVVERELEIDLVLSPERTVPVPARLMYRSDDPFAVHITFHIGSDTPVNWTFARELLVEGVFRPCGYGDVRIWPTKIDGRAVLSVALSSPDGDALLEASSAAVSAWLERTLTVVPPGSEAELLGMDAGLERLLAPTPADDLWPSAPRRDPASDESPDAGS; encoded by the coding sequence ATGGACACCGTGGTGGAACGTGAGTTGGAGATCGATCTGGTGCTCTCGCCCGAGCGCACCGTGCCCGTCCCGGCCCGGCTGATGTACCGGTCGGACGATCCGTTCGCCGTGCACATCACCTTTCACATCGGCTCGGACACTCCCGTCAACTGGACGTTCGCACGCGAACTTCTGGTCGAAGGGGTGTTCCGGCCCTGTGGTTACGGTGACGTACGGATCTGGCCCACGAAGATCGACGGGCGGGCCGTCCTGAGCGTGGCGCTGTCGTCCCCGGACGGCGACGCGCTGCTGGAGGCGTCGTCGGCGGCGGTCTCGGCGTGGCTGGAGCGGACGTTGACGGTGGTGCCGCCCGGCTCGGAGGCGGAACTGCTGGGGATGGACGCGGGGCTGGAGCGGCTGCTCGCCCCGACGCCGGCCGACGATCTGTGGCCGAGCGCCCCGCGCCGGGACCCGGCGTCGGACGAGTCGCCGGACGCCGGGTCCTGA
- a CDS encoding Lrp/AsnC family transcriptional regulator: MGIDGLDGRLIVLLAREPRIGVLEASRRLGVARGTVQARLDRLQANGVIRGFGPDVDPAALGYPVTAFATLEIKQGQGADVRAHLSGVPEVLELHTTTGTGDMFCRLVARSNADLQRVIDRVVGFEGIQRSSTAIVMENPVPLRIIPLVEQAARDTDGDRSYERPITRPADA, translated from the coding sequence ATGGGAATCGACGGACTCGACGGCAGGCTCATCGTGCTGCTGGCCCGGGAGCCGCGCATCGGGGTGCTGGAGGCGTCCCGCAGGCTGGGGGTCGCGCGCGGCACCGTACAGGCGCGGCTGGACCGCCTCCAGGCGAACGGGGTCATCCGGGGATTCGGCCCGGACGTCGACCCCGCCGCTCTCGGCTACCCCGTCACGGCGTTCGCAACCCTGGAGATCAAGCAGGGCCAGGGCGCGGATGTACGCGCCCATCTGAGTGGTGTTCCCGAGGTACTCGAACTGCATACCACCACCGGAACTGGAGATATGTTCTGCCGACTTGTCGCCCGGTCCAACGCCGATCTTCAGCGCGTGATCGACCGGGTTGTCGGTTTTGAAGGGATTCAGCGGTCCTCCACGGCCATCGTCATGGAGAACCCCGTCCCGCTGCGGATCATCCCCCTGGTGGAACAGGCCGCTCGGGACACCGACGGCGACCGGTCGTACGAACGGCCGATCACCCGACCGGCCGACGCATGA
- a CDS encoding ABC transporter permease — MTSPPQEASPAGGYDAGEPAPVAEKPAPDTPPAAPERRITRAKLLTVPASVAVVLVLTYVWITNVTLDSIARNSLADGNVTLRLWQHVELTAISTFWVLVIAIPLGVALTRRGLSRAAPLVTALANIGQATPAIGLLALLVIWLGIGPSTAIVGMVAYAVLPVLANTVAGLRAIDPQMVEASRGIGMSSLATLTKVELPLAVPLILAGVRTALVLNVGTATLATFGGGGGLGDLITSGIQTQRMPVLVLGSVLTVTLALLVDWLASLVEVVLTPRGLEER, encoded by the coding sequence ATGACCTCTCCCCCGCAGGAGGCAAGCCCGGCGGGCGGGTACGACGCCGGGGAACCGGCCCCCGTCGCCGAGAAGCCGGCGCCGGACACACCGCCCGCCGCTCCCGAACGCCGGATCACCCGCGCGAAGCTGCTGACGGTGCCCGCGTCGGTCGCGGTCGTCCTGGTCCTGACATACGTGTGGATCACGAACGTCACGCTCGACTCGATCGCCCGGAACTCGCTCGCCGACGGCAATGTGACGCTGCGCCTGTGGCAGCACGTCGAACTGACCGCGATCTCCACCTTCTGGGTGCTGGTCATCGCGATTCCGCTGGGGGTCGCACTGACCCGGCGCGGGCTGTCGCGGGCGGCGCCCCTGGTGACGGCGCTGGCCAACATCGGCCAGGCGACGCCGGCCATCGGACTGCTGGCGCTGCTGGTGATCTGGCTGGGCATCGGACCCTCGACGGCGATCGTCGGCATGGTCGCCTACGCGGTGCTGCCGGTGCTCGCCAACACCGTGGCGGGCCTGCGGGCCATCGATCCGCAGATGGTGGAGGCGTCGCGCGGGATCGGGATGTCCTCGCTCGCCACCCTGACCAAGGTGGAACTCCCGCTGGCCGTGCCGCTGATACTCGCGGGCGTACGGACGGCGCTGGTGCTCAACGTCGGAACGGCGACGCTGGCCACCTTCGGCGGTGGCGGCGGGCTCGGCGACCTGATCACCTCGGGCATCCAGACACAGCGCATGCCGGTGCTGGTCCTCGGCTCGGTGCTCACGGTGACGCTGGCGCTGCTGGTGGACTGGCTGGCGTCGCTGGTCGAAGTGGTGCTCACCCCGCGCGGACTGGAGGAGCGCTGA
- a CDS encoding FAD-binding oxidoreductase encodes MDDLVADAPPTFPAATDGLLAELRAGLPAEALITDPDITASYANDMASFCEAGTPAVVVLPRTVEQVQHVMRTATALRVPVVPQGARTGLSGAANASEGCVVLSLIKMDRILEINPVDRIAVVEPGVVNAVLSRAVGEHGLYYPPDPSSWETCTIGGNIGTASGGLCCVKYGVTAEYVLGLEVVLADGRLLTTGRRTAKGVAGYDLTRLFVGSEGSLGVVVKAVLALKPQPPRQLVLAAEFASASAACDAICRIMERGHTPSLLELMDRTTVRAVNSLANMGLPETTEALLLCAFDTADPAADLAAVGELCTAAGATEVVPADDPAESELLLQARRMALVALEAVKGTTMIDDVCVPRSRLAEVLEGIDRIAAKHDLTIGVCAHAGDGNTHPTVCFDASDADESRRARESFDEIMALGLELGGTITGEHGVGVLKKEWLARELGPVGMELQRGIKKTFDPLNLLNPGKLF; translated from the coding sequence ATGGACGATCTCGTCGCGGACGCGCCCCCCACCTTCCCCGCCGCCACGGACGGTCTGCTCGCCGAGCTGCGAGCCGGTCTGCCCGCCGAAGCCCTGATCACCGACCCCGACATCACCGCCTCCTACGCCAACGACATGGCAAGTTTCTGCGAGGCGGGCACCCCGGCGGTGGTCGTCCTGCCGCGCACCGTCGAGCAGGTCCAGCACGTCATGCGCACCGCCACCGCGCTGCGCGTCCCCGTGGTCCCGCAGGGCGCCCGTACCGGACTGTCGGGCGCCGCCAACGCGTCCGAGGGCTGCGTCGTGCTGTCCCTGATCAAGATGGACCGGATCCTGGAGATCAACCCGGTCGACCGGATCGCCGTGGTCGAGCCCGGTGTCGTCAACGCCGTGCTCTCCCGCGCGGTCGGCGAACACGGCCTGTACTACCCGCCGGACCCCTCCAGCTGGGAGACCTGCACCATCGGCGGCAACATCGGCACCGCGTCCGGCGGGCTGTGCTGCGTCAAGTACGGCGTCACCGCCGAGTATGTGCTGGGCCTGGAGGTCGTCCTGGCCGACGGCCGGCTGCTGACCACCGGCCGGCGCACCGCCAAGGGCGTCGCCGGATACGACCTCACCCGGCTGTTCGTCGGGTCGGAAGGCAGCCTCGGGGTCGTCGTCAAGGCCGTGCTCGCGCTCAAGCCCCAGCCGCCCCGACAGCTCGTGCTGGCCGCCGAGTTCGCCTCGGCGTCCGCCGCCTGCGACGCGATCTGCCGGATCATGGAACGCGGCCACACCCCCTCCCTCCTGGAGCTGATGGACCGCACCACCGTCCGCGCCGTCAACTCCCTGGCGAACATGGGCCTTCCGGAGACCACCGAGGCCCTGCTGCTCTGCGCGTTCGACACCGCCGACCCGGCCGCCGACCTCGCCGCCGTCGGTGAACTCTGCACGGCCGCCGGGGCCACCGAGGTCGTCCCCGCCGACGACCCGGCCGAGTCCGAACTGCTGCTCCAGGCACGGCGGATGGCGCTCGTCGCGCTGGAGGCCGTCAAGGGCACGACGATGATCGACGACGTGTGCGTGCCCCGCTCACGGCTGGCCGAGGTCCTGGAGGGCATCGACCGTATCGCCGCCAAGCACGACCTGACGATCGGTGTCTGCGCCCACGCGGGTGACGGCAACACCCATCCCACGGTCTGCTTCGACGCCTCGGACGCGGACGAGTCCCGCCGGGCCCGCGAGTCGTTCGACGAGATCATGGCGCTCGGCCTGGAACTGGGCGGCACCATCACCGGCGAACACGGTGTCGGCGTCCTGAAGAAGGAGTGGCTCGCCCGCGAACTCGGCCCGGTCGGCATGGAGTTGCAGCGCGGCATCAAGAAGACGTTCGACCCGCTGAACCTCCTCAACCCCGGAAAGCTGTTCTGA
- a CDS encoding ABC transporter permease: MDFWDYLANRHQQLLTDSFQHASAVFQCMAIATVLGVAIGVLTYRSPWGGNLAVLSTAAVMTIPSLAAIGLLIPLVGLGVAPTVIVLTLYGLLPVVRNAVVGLRGVDPDLVDAAKGIGMSRTARLLKVELPLAWPPILTGIRVSTQMLMGIAAIAAYASGPGLGNEIFRGIASLGSANAINQVLAGTVGIVILALLFDAAYVLLGRLTIPRGIRV; encoded by the coding sequence GTGGACTTCTGGGACTATCTGGCCAACCGCCACCAGCAACTGCTCACCGACTCGTTCCAGCACGCCAGCGCCGTCTTCCAGTGCATGGCCATCGCCACCGTCCTGGGCGTCGCCATCGGCGTCCTGACCTACCGCAGCCCCTGGGGCGGCAATCTGGCGGTCCTCTCCACGGCGGCCGTGATGACCATTCCGTCGCTGGCCGCCATCGGCCTGCTCATCCCGCTGGTCGGCCTGGGCGTCGCGCCCACCGTGATCGTGCTGACCCTGTACGGGCTGCTGCCCGTCGTCCGCAACGCCGTCGTCGGACTGCGCGGGGTGGACCCGGACCTGGTCGACGCGGCCAAGGGCATCGGCATGTCCCGTACCGCCCGGCTGCTGAAGGTCGAGCTGCCGCTCGCGTGGCCGCCGATCCTCACCGGCATCCGTGTCTCGACGCAGATGCTGATGGGCATCGCCGCCATCGCCGCGTACGCCTCCGGACCCGGCCTCGGCAACGAGATCTTCCGCGGGATCGCCTCGCTGGGCAGCGCCAACGCCATCAACCAGGTCCTCGCCGGCACGGTCGGCATCGTCATACTCGCCCTGCTCTTCGACGCCGCGTACGTCCTGCTCGGCCGGCTCACCATCCCGAGGGGGATACGTGTCTGA
- a CDS encoding amino acid ABC transporter permease: MSMTRRQRTRAIRGVQYAVLAAVLLFVALAADWGEIQRAFFDVEVAKAQFPDIITTALVNTVVYTLLGFGFGLTLGLLLALMRLSQVPPYRWLAVVYIEFFRGVPALLVFIALGFGVPLAFQVALNQYVTVMLALGLVGAAYMAETIRAGILAVPKGQTEAARSLGMSQGRAMISIVIPQALRIVLPPLTNELILLTKDSSLVYLLGLSLSQYELAKFGRDALNQNRSLTPILIAGLCYLVITLPLGHLVRRLEARTARAR; this comes from the coding sequence ATGTCCATGACCCGCCGACAACGGACCCGTGCCATCAGGGGCGTTCAGTACGCCGTACTGGCCGCCGTGCTGCTCTTCGTCGCCCTGGCCGCCGACTGGGGCGAGATCCAGCGGGCGTTCTTCGACGTCGAGGTCGCCAAGGCGCAGTTCCCCGACATCATCACGACGGCGCTGGTCAACACCGTCGTCTACACCCTGCTCGGCTTCGGCTTCGGGCTGACCCTGGGACTGCTGCTCGCGCTGATGCGGCTCTCCCAGGTCCCGCCGTACCGCTGGCTGGCCGTCGTCTACATCGAGTTCTTCCGGGGCGTGCCGGCGCTGCTCGTCTTCATCGCGCTCGGGTTCGGTGTGCCGCTGGCCTTCCAGGTGGCGCTCAACCAGTACGTGACGGTGATGCTGGCCCTGGGCCTGGTCGGCGCCGCGTACATGGCGGAGACCATCCGGGCGGGCATCCTCGCCGTGCCCAAGGGGCAGACGGAGGCGGCGCGTTCGCTCGGGATGTCGCAGGGCCGGGCGATGATCTCGATCGTCATCCCGCAGGCCCTGCGGATCGTACTGCCGCCGCTGACCAACGAGTTGATCCTGCTGACGAAGGACTCGTCACTGGTCTACCTGCTGGGTCTGTCGCTGTCCCAGTACGAGCTGGCCAAGTTCGGCCGGGACGCCCTGAACCAGAACCGCAGCCTGACCCCGATCCTGATCGCCGGTCTCTGCTACCTGGTGATCACCCTGCCGCTCGGCCATCTGGTCCGGCGGCTCGAAGCGCGTACGGCAAGGGCGAGGTGA
- a CDS encoding tetratricopeptide repeat protein codes for MDATDSLHAQHMRHIRRTALAGTVGAVLVAGVLVLVPDREQAPPAPGPEARASAAVGAGAPASLPDVAALIRDREAWLRDHPKDAGAWAVLGAAYVERGGLRADTAYYPKAERALRRSLTLAPGERRNPAAAVGLASLANARHDHAAARTWGEAVRKADPARWTAYPVLVEAYNGLGDYAKAGKALDTLRALRPGTPLVLSVSSGVYRDRGWREDAAAKADEALSQARTTAERAEALHALGGLAWERGEPKEALRHYDAALRTAPDHHPSLVGRARARAALGRGHEAVQDYQAAVAERPLPEYALEMGELYDSLKLDGDARSAYALLRDRTTRARADGVNDELPLARYETDHGDARAAVERLEAEWRRGHRGMRVSDALGWALYRTGDARKALPYAKRATEQGMRSALFAYHRGEIERALGMDGQARRHLEEALRTNPWFSPLLAPRARAALVALGELPDGGPKDMYGDGESTPLTAPSATPSGAASSAERRPAPSGAGSVSSSGAGSGQGSGAGSVAEAVAVAGSGAGSGSGAVGTPPVSASSAALSRPDARGGPVTGP; via the coding sequence ATGGACGCCACGGACTCCCTGCACGCGCAGCACATGAGGCACATCCGACGCACCGCGCTGGCCGGCACCGTGGGGGCGGTCCTCGTCGCGGGCGTCCTCGTCCTCGTACCCGACCGGGAACAGGCGCCGCCCGCGCCGGGCCCCGAGGCGCGGGCCAGTGCCGCCGTCGGCGCGGGCGCGCCCGCCTCCCTGCCGGACGTGGCGGCGCTGATCCGGGACCGCGAGGCATGGCTGCGGGACCACCCGAAGGACGCGGGCGCCTGGGCGGTGCTGGGCGCGGCGTACGTGGAGCGCGGCGGGCTGCGCGCGGACACCGCGTACTACCCGAAGGCCGAACGGGCGCTGCGCCGCTCGCTCACCCTCGCCCCCGGCGAACGGCGCAATCCGGCGGCCGCGGTGGGCCTGGCCTCGCTGGCGAACGCGCGCCACGACCACGCGGCGGCCCGGACCTGGGGCGAGGCGGTACGGAAGGCGGACCCGGCGCGCTGGACGGCGTACCCGGTCCTCGTCGAGGCGTACAACGGGCTCGGCGACTACGCGAAGGCCGGCAAGGCGCTCGACACCCTGCGGGCGCTGCGCCCCGGCACTCCCCTGGTGCTGTCCGTGTCGTCGGGGGTCTACCGCGACCGGGGATGGCGCGAGGACGCGGCGGCCAAGGCGGACGAGGCGCTGTCGCAGGCGCGTACGACCGCCGAGCGGGCGGAGGCGCTGCACGCCCTCGGCGGGCTGGCCTGGGAGCGGGGCGAGCCGAAGGAGGCGCTGCGGCACTACGACGCGGCGCTGAGGACCGCGCCGGACCACCATCCGTCGCTGGTGGGACGGGCGCGGGCGCGGGCGGCGCTGGGGCGCGGGCACGAGGCGGTCCAGGACTACCAGGCGGCCGTCGCGGAGCGCCCGTTGCCTGAATACGCCCTGGAAATGGGCGAGTTGTACGACTCGCTGAAGCTGGACGGGGACGCCAGGAGCGCGTACGCGCTGCTGCGGGACCGGACGACGCGGGCGCGGGCGGACGGGGTCAACGACGAGCTGCCGCTGGCCCGTTACGAGACCGACCACGGCGACGCGCGGGCGGCGGTGGAGCGGCTGGAGGCCGAGTGGCGGCGCGGCCATCGCGGTATGCGGGTGTCGGACGCGCTGGGCTGGGCGCTGTACCGGACGGGGGACGCCCGGAAGGCGCTGCCGTACGCGAAGAGGGCGACGGAACAGGGGATGCGCAGCGCGCTGTTCGCGTACCACCGGGGGGAGATCGAGCGCGCGCTGGGGATGGACGGCCAGGCGCGCCGCCATCTGGAGGAGGCGCTGCGGACGAACCCGTGGTTCTCGCCGCTGCTGGCGCCGAGGGCGCGCGCGGCGCTGGTGGCGCTGGGCGAACTGCCGGACGGCGGTCCGAAGGACATGTACGGCGACGGGGAGAGCACGCCGCTGACGGCGCCGTCCGCGACGCCGTCGGGTGCCGCGTCCTCGGCGGAACGGCGGCCGGCGCCGTCCGGGGCGGGGTCCGTGTCGTCCTCGGGCGCGGGGTCCGGGCAGGGTTCGGGCGCGGGGTCCGTGGCCGAGGCCGTGGCCGTGGCCGGGTCCGGGGCCGGGTCCGGGTCCGGGGCTGTGGGCACTCCGCCCGTATCGGCATCTTCCGCCGCCCTCAGCCGACCGGACGCCCGAGGTGGGCCCGTAACTGGGCCCTGA
- a CDS encoding amino acid ABC transporter ATP-binding protein: MEVRDLHKSFGSLKVLTGIDFTVGRGEVVCVIGPSGSGKSTLLRCVNRLEEPTSGTVLVAGAEVTDPDVDIDRVRRGIGMVFQSFNLFPHLTVLQNLTLPQRRVLGRDKTEAARVARDRLARVGLTDKESSYPAQLSGGQQQRVAIARALAMDPELMLFDEPTSALDPELVGDVLAVMRSLADEGMTMLVVTHEMSFAREVADRVVFMDGGVIVEDGPPAQVIGAPRHARTQSFLSRVLDPAAAGLAEGGPRNAKE; the protein is encoded by the coding sequence ATCGAAGTACGCGATCTGCACAAGTCGTTCGGCTCGCTGAAGGTCCTCACGGGCATCGACTTCACGGTGGGGCGCGGCGAGGTGGTGTGTGTCATCGGCCCGTCCGGTTCGGGCAAGTCGACGCTGCTGCGCTGTGTGAACCGGCTGGAGGAGCCGACGTCGGGCACGGTCCTGGTGGCCGGCGCGGAGGTCACCGACCCGGACGTGGACATCGACCGGGTGCGGCGCGGCATCGGGATGGTCTTCCAGTCGTTCAACCTCTTCCCGCATCTGACGGTGCTTCAGAATCTGACGCTCCCTCAGCGCCGGGTGCTGGGCCGTGACAAGACGGAGGCGGCGCGGGTCGCCCGCGACCGGCTGGCCCGGGTCGGTCTGACCGACAAGGAGTCGTCCTATCCCGCCCAGCTCTCCGGCGGTCAGCAGCAACGGGTGGCGATCGCACGGGCGCTGGCGATGGACCCGGAGCTGATGCTGTTCGACGAGCCGACGTCGGCGCTCGACCCGGAGCTGGTGGGTGATGTCCTCGCGGTGATGCGTTCGCTCGCCGACGAGGGGATGACGATGCTCGTCGTCACGCACGAGATGAGCTTCGCCCGCGAGGTGGCCGACCGGGTCGTCTTCATGGACGGCGGCGTCATCGTGGAGGACGGCCCCCCGGCGCAGGTGATCGGCGCACCGCGCCACGCCCGCACCCAGTCCTTCCTCTCCCGTGTCCTCGACCCGGCGGCGGCGGGGCTGGCGGAGGGCGGACCGCGGAACGCGAAGGAGTAG
- the hppD gene encoding 4-hydroxyphenylpyruvate dioxygenase: MADTSVNLDSVPSTARDADPFPVKGMDAVVFAVGNAKQAAHYYSTAFGMKLVAYSGPENGSRETASYVLTNGAARFVLTSVIKPTSEWGRFLADHVAEHGDGVIDLAIEVPDARAAYAYATAHGATGLEEPYEVKDEHGTVVRAAIATYGRTRHTLVERTGYDGPYLPGYVTAAPMVAPPAKRTFQAVDHCVGNVELGRMNEWVTFYNKVMGFTNMKEFVGDDIATEYSALMSKVVADGTLKVKFPINEPAIAKKKSQIDEYLEFYGGAGVQHIALATNDIVASVRAMRAAGVQFLDTPDSYYDTLGEWAGETRVPVETLRELKILVDRDEDGYLLQIFTKPVQDRPTVFFEMIERHGSMGFGKGNFKALFEAIEREQEKRGNL, encoded by the coding sequence ATGGCAGATACCTCGGTGAACCTCGATTCCGTCCCGTCCACCGCGCGCGACGCCGACCCCTTCCCGGTCAAGGGGATGGACGCGGTCGTGTTCGCCGTCGGCAACGCCAAGCAGGCGGCGCACTACTACTCGACGGCGTTCGGCATGAAGCTGGTCGCCTACTCCGGCCCGGAGAACGGCAGCCGTGAGACCGCCAGCTACGTCCTCACCAACGGCGCCGCCCGCTTCGTCCTGACGTCGGTCATCAAGCCGACGTCCGAGTGGGGCCGCTTCCTGGCCGACCACGTGGCCGAGCACGGCGACGGCGTGATCGACCTCGCCATCGAGGTCCCGGACGCCCGCGCCGCGTACGCCTACGCCACCGCGCACGGCGCCACCGGTCTTGAGGAGCCCTACGAGGTCAAGGACGAGCACGGCACCGTGGTCCGCGCCGCCATCGCCACGTACGGCCGCACCCGCCACACCCTGGTCGAGCGGACCGGCTACGACGGCCCGTACCTGCCCGGCTACGTCACCGCCGCCCCGATGGTCGCGCCCCCCGCGAAGCGCACCTTCCAGGCCGTGGACCACTGCGTGGGCAACGTCGAGCTCGGCCGGATGAACGAGTGGGTGACCTTCTACAACAAGGTCATGGGCTTCACCAACATGAAGGAGTTCGTGGGCGACGACATCGCCACCGAGTACTCCGCCCTCATGTCGAAGGTCGTGGCCGACGGCACCCTCAAGGTGAAGTTCCCGATCAACGAGCCGGCGATCGCGAAGAAGAAGTCGCAGATCGACGAGTACCTGGAGTTCTACGGCGGCGCGGGCGTCCAGCACATCGCGCTCGCGACGAACGACATCGTCGCCTCCGTGCGCGCGATGCGGGCGGCCGGCGTCCAGTTCCTCGACACCCCCGACTCGTACTACGACACGCTCGGCGAGTGGGCGGGCGAGACCCGGGTGCCCGTCGAGACCCTGCGCGAGCTGAAGATCCTCGTGGACCGTGACGAGGACGGCTACCTGCTCCAGATCTTCACCAAGCCGGTCCAGGACCGGCCGACGGTGTTCTTCGAGATGATCGAGCGCCACGGCTCGATGGGCTTCGGAAAGGGCAACTTCAAGGCCCTGTTCGAGGCGATCGAGCGCGAGCAGGAGAAGCGCGGCAACCTCTGA
- a CDS encoding ABC transporter substrate-binding protein: MATAAALVALTACTSTKTTASDGSKVSLVNPGKLTTCTHLPYEPFQSRQGDKIVGFDVDLVDLVAKELKVTQEIVDTPFEGIQTGEDLNANKCDVAAAGMTITPVREENLDFSVPYFDATQALVTKKGAGFDSLATLKGKKLGVQQGTTGEEYAKKNGKGVETVQFEDLALLLTAVKTGQVDAAVNDNGVLFEYVRKNPDTEVTAEFQTGEKYGVGVRTGNDALRAEVDKVIEAARSDGRYDAIYAKWFPAAPKN, from the coding sequence ATAGCCACCGCCGCCGCACTCGTCGCACTGACGGCGTGCACGAGCACCAAGACGACCGCGTCGGACGGCTCGAAGGTGTCACTGGTCAACCCCGGCAAGCTCACGACCTGCACCCATCTGCCGTACGAGCCCTTCCAGTCCCGCCAGGGCGACAAGATCGTCGGCTTCGACGTCGACCTGGTGGATCTGGTCGCCAAGGAACTCAAGGTCACCCAGGAGATCGTCGACACGCCCTTCGAGGGCATCCAGACGGGTGAGGACCTCAACGCCAACAAGTGCGACGTCGCCGCCGCCGGGATGACGATCACCCCCGTACGGGAGGAGAACCTGGACTTCTCCGTGCCGTACTTCGACGCCACCCAGGCCCTGGTCACCAAGAAGGGGGCGGGGTTCGACTCGCTGGCGACCCTGAAGGGCAAGAAGCTCGGCGTCCAGCAGGGCACCACGGGCGAGGAGTACGCGAAGAAGAACGGCAAGGGCGTGGAGACCGTCCAGTTCGAAGACCTCGCGCTGCTGCTCACGGCCGTGAAGACCGGCCAGGTCGACGCCGCCGTCAACGACAACGGTGTCCTCTTCGAGTACGTGCGCAAGAACCCGGACACCGAGGTCACCGCCGAGTTCCAGACCGGCGAGAAGTACGGCGTGGGCGTGCGGACCGGCAACGACGCGCTGCGCGCGGAGGTCGACAAGGTGATCGAGGCGGCCCGGTCGGACGGCCGGTACGACGCGATATACGCGAAGTGGTTCCCCGCCGCTCCGAAGAACTGA
- a CDS encoding betaine/proline/choline family ABC transporter ATP-binding protein (Members of the family are the ATP-binding subunit of ABC transporters for substrates such as betaine, L-proline or other amino acids, choline, carnitine, etc. The substrate specificity is best determined from the substrate-binding subunit, rather than this subunit, as it interacts with the permease subunit and not with substrate directly.) has translation MGAASTSGATIHLDGLTKRYPGGSQPAVDNVSMEIKAGETVILVGPSGCGKSTTLKMINRLIEPSSGRIRINDEDVTDMDPVKLRRQIGYAIQSSGLFPHMTVAENIALVPKMIGWSATRVKDRVEEMLDLVGLDPREFHGRYPRKLSGGQQQRVGVARALAADPPVLLMDEPFGAVDPITRDHLQDELIRLQHELHKTIVFVTHDFDEAIKLGDRIAILRERSQIAQFDTPEAILTNPADDFVSGFVGAGAALKRLNLTRVREVEIAEFPTVTVEDPLQSIFNKLSSGPHNELLMLDRKNRPYKWLRRGDLSRAKGSLANAGQLVQDTVTRDATLHDALEAVLTDSGGRVAVTGRRGEYIGVVDMATLMTSVQEMLEADRLTAFEHQHELADQRRQRAGQGPEGGADA, from the coding sequence ATCGGTGCCGCCTCCACGAGTGGCGCCACCATCCACCTCGACGGGCTCACCAAGCGCTATCCGGGTGGCTCCCAACCCGCCGTGGACAACGTCTCCATGGAGATCAAGGCGGGCGAGACCGTGATCCTGGTCGGCCCGTCCGGCTGCGGCAAGTCCACCACCCTCAAGATGATCAACCGGCTGATCGAGCCCTCGTCCGGGCGGATCAGGATCAACGACGAGGACGTCACCGACATGGACCCGGTGAAGCTGCGCCGGCAGATCGGTTACGCGATCCAGTCGTCCGGACTCTTCCCGCACATGACGGTCGCCGAGAACATCGCGCTCGTCCCCAAGATGATCGGCTGGTCCGCGACCCGGGTGAAGGACCGCGTCGAGGAGATGCTCGACCTCGTCGGGCTCGATCCGCGCGAGTTCCACGGCCGTTACCCGCGCAAGCTCTCCGGCGGGCAGCAGCAGCGGGTGGGCGTGGCGCGGGCGCTCGCCGCCGACCCGCCCGTCCTGCTGATGGACGAGCCGTTCGGCGCGGTCGACCCGATCACCCGTGACCATCTCCAGGACGAACTGATCCGGCTTCAGCACGAGTTGCACAAGACGATCGTGTTCGTGACGCACGACTTCGACGAGGCGATCAAGCTCGGCGACCGGATCGCGATCCTGCGGGAGCGTTCGCAGATCGCCCAGTTCGACACCCCGGAGGCGATCCTCACCAACCCCGCCGACGACTTCGTGTCGGGCTTCGTGGGCGCGGGGGCGGCGCTGAAGCGGCTGAACCTGACACGTGTGAGGGAGGTGGAGATCGCCGAGTTCCCGACGGTGACGGTCGAGGACCCGCTCCAGTCGATCTTCAACAAGCTGAGCAGCGGCCCGCACAACGAACTGCTGATGCTGGACCGGAAGAACCGCCCGTACAAATGGCTGCGCCGGGGCGACCTCTCGCGCGCCAAGGGTTCGCTCGCCAACGCGGGACAGCTGGTGCAGGACACCGTGACCAGGGACGCGACCCTGCACGACGCGCTGGAGGCCGTGCTGACCGACAGCGGCGGCCGGGTCGCGGTGACCGGACGGCGCGGCGAGTACATCGGGGTCGTCGACATGGCGACGCTGATGACGTCCGTCCAGGAAATGCTGGAGGCGGACCGGCTCACCGCCTTCGAGCACCAGCACGAGCTGGCGGACCAGCGCCGGCAACGGGCGGGCCAGGGGCCCGAGGGCGGTGCGGACGCATGA